The Pseudomonas sp. G2-4 genome window below encodes:
- the gcvT gene encoding glycine cleavage system aminomethyltransferase GcvT, translating into MSTEQLLKTPLHALHLELGARMVPFASYDMPVQYPLGVMKEHQHTRDQAGLFDVSHMGQIRLSGAGAAKALETLVPVDIIDLPVGMQRYAMFTNDNGGILDDLMVANLGNDELFLVVNAACKDQDLAHLRGHIGDQCSIEPLFEARALLALQGPAAVTVLARLAPTVAKMTFMQFQRVTLLGVDCFVSRSGYTGEDGFEISVPATDAEKLARALLAEPEVAAIGLGARDSLRLEAGLCLYGHDMNTETTPIEASLLWAISKVRRADGARAGGFPGAETVFAQQQGGVKRKRVGLLPQERTPVREGAEIVNDAGETIGAVCSGGFGPTLGGPLAMGYLDTAYVALDTPVWAIVRGKKVPLLVSKLPFVPQRYYRG; encoded by the coding sequence ATGTCCACCGAACAACTGCTGAAGACCCCGCTGCACGCCCTGCACCTCGAACTCGGCGCCCGCATGGTGCCGTTCGCCAGCTACGACATGCCGGTGCAATACCCATTGGGCGTGATGAAAGAACACCAGCACACCCGCGATCAGGCCGGGTTGTTCGACGTGTCCCACATGGGCCAGATCCGCCTGAGCGGCGCAGGCGCCGCCAAGGCCCTGGAAACCCTCGTGCCGGTGGACATCATCGACCTGCCGGTGGGCATGCAGCGCTACGCCATGTTCACCAACGACAACGGCGGCATTCTCGATGACCTGATGGTCGCCAACCTGGGTAACGACGAGCTGTTCCTGGTGGTTAACGCGGCGTGCAAGGACCAGGACCTGGCCCACCTGCGTGGGCACATTGGCGACCAGTGCAGCATCGAGCCGCTGTTCGAGGCCCGCGCCCTGCTCGCCCTGCAAGGCCCGGCCGCCGTCACCGTACTCGCGCGCCTGGCGCCAACGGTGGCGAAGATGACCTTCATGCAGTTCCAGCGCGTCACGCTGCTGGGCGTGGACTGCTTTGTCAGCCGCTCGGGCTACACCGGTGAAGACGGTTTCGAAATCTCCGTGCCCGCCACCGACGCGGAAAAACTGGCCCGCGCGCTGCTGGCCGAGCCGGAAGTCGCCGCCATCGGCCTTGGCGCCCGTGACTCCCTGCGCCTGGAAGCCGGCCTGTGCCTTTACGGCCACGACATGAACACCGAGACGACACCGATAGAAGCCAGCCTGCTGTGGGCCATTTCCAAAGTACGACGTGCCGATGGCGCCCGTGCCGGTGGTTTCCCTGGCGCTGAAACGGTGTTCGCCCAACAACAGGGCGGCGTGAAGCGCAAACGCGTGGGTTTGCTGCCCCAGGAACGTACACCGGTGCGTGAAGGCGCAGAGATCGTCAACGACGCGGGCGAGACCATCGGTGCGGTATGCAGCGGCGGTTTCGGCCCGACCCTGGGCGGACCGTTGGCGATGGGTTACCTGGACACCGCCTATGTCGCGCTGGATACGCCCGTCTGGGCCATTGTTCGTGGGAAAAAGGTGCCTTTACTTGTAAGCAAATTGCCATTCGTCCCGCAGCGCTACTACCGCGGCTGA
- a CDS encoding cold shock domain-containing protein translates to MSQRQSGTVKWFNDEKGFGFITPESGPDLFVHFRAIQGNGFKSLKEGQKVTFVAVQGQKGMQADEVQAEA, encoded by the coding sequence ATGTCTCAACGTCAGAGCGGTACCGTCAAGTGGTTCAATGACGAAAAGGGTTTTGGTTTTATCACCCCAGAAAGCGGTCCGGATCTATTCGTGCATTTCCGCGCCATTCAGGGCAACGGCTTCAAGAGCCTGAAAGAAGGCCAGAAAGTCACTTTCGTTGCTGTGCAGGGCCAGAAAGGCATGCAGGCTGACGAGGTTCAAGCCGAAGCCTAA